Genomic DNA from Haloarcula marina:
CAGCCCCGCAGACCGCAGATTTGCTCGGCGAGGCCAAGTGGGACCACGACCACTGCCGGGAGTTCCGGCAGGCCATCGCGTCGGTTCCATACCGGACGGTGGTCGCGGGCATCCTGCACTACCCGTTCGAACTCGACGTGCCGTGGTACGCGGCGGTCAACACCGACAAGGACCACGACATCGGCTGGGTCGCCCGCGAGGAGTGCAAAGACGGGCACGTCCCCGGCGGCGAATCGCTCTTGCTCGTTCAGATGAACGAGCCGTGGTCGGTCGCCAACTACGACGAGCGACCGGACCGGATGCTGGACGCCATCGCCGAGCGGACCGCCCGCCTGGTGGGTGACGAGCGACTGACGGACCCCGACTGGACGGACTATCAGCACTGGCGTTACTCCCAACCGGAGGCGCAGGTCGACCGCGAGGCCATCGCGCCCGCGTCCGACCACGACCTCTTTTTCGCCGGGGACTGGGTCGCCGAGGAAGCGCGCGTTCACGCCGCCGTTCGGAACGGGTTAGAGGTCGGCGAGGCGATTGCCGACACGCTCTGACTAGCCGGGCGTCCCCTCGGGACCGCCTTCCCGAATCCCGAACTTCACTCCCCCGACGGTGAACGGACCGGTGACCGGCGGCGGATACGACGGGTGACGGCGCGTGTGTAACACGACTTCGGTGGCGCTCGGCACGTACGCCGACAGCAGGTTCCGGAACTGCGGATTCGCGGCCGCCTGTTCGGGGATGTAACTGGGGACGTTCTGCCAGAGGTCGGAGACGAACAGGGTGTAGGTCGCCGCTTCGCCGAGACCAGGGTCCGCCGTGACCGTTATCGTGGACCCCGCTCTGGTCACGTCCTGCACTGCTGCCGTCGGCGTCAGTTCGAGACGGGGACCGTCGACACCGAACGTCTGTCCTACCGCGACTGGCCGCCGGTCGTCGCCCGCCTCACGCCAGCCAGCGACGACGAAGGCGTAGACGCCGCCGCCCAGCCCCGAAACGGGGACTCGCGTCACGTCGCCGTCGAGTTCGATGCTCCCGGCGTCCGAGCGCGGGTCCAGCCACTCCTCGGCCTCGTTGTCGACCGCCAGTTCCCAGTGGCGTTCGCCTCGCCCGCCCGTCGCCGTCCGCACCTCGTCGATGTCTATCGCGGTCGGTCGCACGGTGAACCACTGGTCGCCGACGTACTTCTGAAGCGACCACGGCGGTCGCAACCCTCGCAGCGAGGCGTCGCCCGTCGCGGCGTAGCGGAACCCGACCCGTCCCTGCGGGAGTTGCAAGATTCGGTCGCTGTCGACGCGTTCGAGACGGAACGGCGACCCCGCCGTCGCACCGGACTCGTCGCAGTGACGGGTGACGGGGCGCGATTCGTCGAGCGGGAACCCCGGACACGGCGCGTCGGTGTCCAGCAGCGGTTCCGGCGGCGTCGCCGTGGCCGTCGGGACCGGTGCGGGCGTCACCGTCTCCCGGCCGAGTCGCGCGTCGACGCGGCGGCCCGGGCACCCGGCCAACAGTCCCGTCGCGGCCGCGCCGACCGCGGTGAGGAAGCGTCGGCGGGTGGCCCTCGGTCGCGGTCCGTCGTCCATACACCGCTTCGGGGTCCCGAGCGTATTGTCCTTCGGGAGGCGGAACCCGCTGGTCGTGCGGTCCCGACAGGCCTTTGCGTCGCCGCCGACAGCCACCGACATGGACCACAAGCGGGAGCTGACGAGCGTCGACCTCGCGGCCTTGGAGGGGGAACTCGCCGACTACGCCGGGGCGAAACTCGACAAGGCGTACCTCTACACCGAGGACGACCTCGTCAGGCTGAAGATGCGGGATTTCGACCGCGGGCGGGTGGAGTTCATCATCGAGGTGGGCGACGTGAAGCGCGCCCACGTCGCCGCCGCCGAACACGTCCCCGACGCGCCGGGGCGGCCGCCGGACTTCGCGATGATGCTCCGTAACCGACTCTCCGGTGCGGACCTCGTCCGCGTCGAGCAGTTCGAGTTCGACCGTATCATCGAACTGGAGTTCGACCGCGAGGACGGCTCTACCACCATCGTCGCGGAACTGTTCGGCGACGGCAACGTGGCCGTCTTGGACGAGCACGGCGAGGTAATCGACTGTCTGGAGACGGTGCGCCTCAAATCGCGGACCGTCGCACCGGGAGCCACCTACGAATTCCCGTCGGCGCGGTTCAACCCCTTGACCGTCGACTACGAAGGGTTCGTCGCGCGCATCCGCGAGTCCGATTCGGACATCGTACGGACGCTGGCGACTCAACTCAACTTCGGGGGCCTCTACGGCGAGGAACTCTGCTCGCGGGCGGACATCGACTACAACATCCCCGTCGAAGAAGTGACCGACGAGCAGTTAGAACGACTGTACGACATCGTCACAGAGATGGGTTCCCGCCTGCGCGAAGGGAACCTCGACCCGCGGGTGTACTACGAGTCGACCGGCGACGGTGACGCGGAGGACCCGGAGAACCGCCAGCGAGTGGACGTGACCCCCATCCCCCTCGAAGAGTACGAACACCTCTACAGCGAGGGATTCGAGGCGTTCAACGACGCGCTGGACGACTACTTCTTCAACTTCCAGCGAGAGGACGAAGTCGAGGGCGGCGAGACGAAACGCCCCGACTTCGAGGCGGAGGTGTCGAAGTACGAGCACATCATCCGCCAACAGCAGGAGGCCATCGACGACTTCGAGGCCGACGCGGAGGCCGAACGCGAGAAGGCGGAACTCCTCTACGCCCGGTACGACCTCGTCGACGACGTTCTCTCGACGGTGCAGGCCGCCCGCGCCGACGACGTGCCGTGGGACGAAATCGAGTCGACGTTCGCCGAGGGCGCGGACCGTGGCATCCCCGAAGCCGAGGCCGTCGTCGGCGTCGACGGCAGTGAGGGGACGGTCACGCTCGAAATCGACGGCACGCGCGTCACCGTGGACGCGAGCGTCGGCGTCGAGAAGAACGCCGACGAACTGTATCAGGAGGCCAAGCGAATCGAGGGCAAGAAGGAGGGCGCACTCGCGGCCATCGAGGACACCCGCGAGGACCTGGAAGCCGTGAAACAGCGCCGCGAGGAGTGGACGGCCGATGACGGCGGGGCGGACGCCGCGGACGAGGAAGACGACGAGGGGGAACCGACCGACTGGCTCTCGGAGCCGTCGATTCCGATTCGGAAGAACGAGCAGTGGTACGAGCAGTTCCGGTGGTTCCACACGTCAGACGGTTACCTCGTCATCGGCGGCCGCGACGCCGACGACAACGAGGAACTGGTCCAGAAGTACCTCGAACGCGGTGACAAATTCTTCCACGCGCAGGCTCACGGCGGTCCGGTGACGGTGCTGAAAGCCACCGGCCCGAGCGAACCCGCGAAGGAAGTCGAGTTCCCGCAGTCGTCGCTGGACCAAGCCGCGCAGTTCGCCGTCTCGTACTCCTCGGTGTGGAAAGACGGGAAGTTCGCTGGCGACGTGTACATGGTCGACCCCGACCAAGTCTCGAAGACGCCCGAGAGCGGCGAGTATCTGGAGAAGGGCGGGTTCGCCATCCGCGGCGACCGAACCTACTTCGAGGACACGCCCGTCGGCGTCGCCGTCGGCATCATCTGCGAGGACCGGACGGAGGTGGTCGGCGGCCCGCCCGCGGCCATCCGCCCACAGGCGGCCACCAGTATCACGGTGGAACCGGGTCAGTACGCCCAGAACGACATCGCCAAACGCCTCTACCGGGAGTTCAAGGACCGCTTCGCCGACGAGACGTTCGTCCGTAAAGTCGCCAGTCCCGACCGGATTCAGGAGTTCCTGCCGCCGGGCGGCAGTCGGATGGTCGACGAATAGCACGGCTCACGCAAGGTTATATACTTGTTGGTCGTATTATACGTAGAGACTGATAGGGGCTCGTCCCGGCGGGACGGTCCTCCACCGCGTCTCGGGAGACAGACCATGTTTCAAGAAGCACTAAACTATCCACGAAACAGCGACAGCGCACTGAAGAACGTTGCCATCGGCGGATTGCTACTGTTCGTTAGCTTCCTCGTCGTCCCGACGTTCCTCGTGTTAGGGTACGTCGTCAGGGCGCTTCGGGGCGTTCTCGACGGCGTCGAAGAGCCCCCGGAGTTCGACGACTGGGGCGAGATGCTCGTCGACGGCCTGAAGGTGTTCGCCATCGGGTTCGTCTACGCGCTGATTCCGGCGACCATCGCCCTCGTGGCGGTGTTCGCGACCGGTCTGACCGGGGCTATCGGCGGCGACAGTAGCGGCGCGGGACTGGCTATCGGCCTCATCGCCTTCGCGGCGTTGGCGCTCGTGACCGTCGTCTCGCTGGTCATCGGGTACGTGATTCCCGCGGCTATCGTGTCGTGGGTCCGCGCTGACCGCCTCGGGGCGGCCTTCTCGCCCAGCGAGATTCGACCGCTGGCGTTCAGCCGCACGTACGCGACCGGGTGGCTCGTCGCCTTCGGTATCAGCCTGCTGTCGGCCATCGTCATCGGCGTGTTGAACGTGGTGGTCATCGGCGCAATCCTCGCGCCCTTCATCACGTTCTACGCGAACGTGGCCGGGACGCACGCTATCGGGTCGGCGGTTCGGGAGATGCCCCTCGTGGAGGACGGCCCCGACGCCCCCGCCAGCCAACCCGCGGCCTGAGCGGGACGGTATAGATTTTTGACGACTCCCATCGGCAAGTGACGAGTACGGTCGGTCGTATCGTCACACGACTGACGATAGATTGGCACACGACTGACGATATATCGTCAGACAGTCATTACCCGTCGTCGGCCGAAGTACGAGATACTGATTCACAATGTTCGAAGACGCACTTAGATTTCCGTGGAACGGCGAGCAGAACGTAGAGACGCTCCTCATCGGCGGGGTGTTGACCTTACTGGGGTTCCTGTTCGTTCCGGTACTGTTCGTTTATGGCTACCTGGTCCGCACCGTCAGGGAGGTGTCGGCGGGCGACACCGACGCGCCGCCGGCGTTCGACGAGTGGGGCGATTTGCTCGTCGACGGCATCGTCGCGTTCGCCATCTCGATCGTGTACGCCATCGTTCCGGCGCTGGCAATCGCGGTGGCCGCGGTGTCGTTTTTCGTCCCCGTGGTCGTCGTCGACGGCGGCGGCGGACCCACCGGGCCGTCGTCCGGCATCTTCGCCGTCGGCGGACTCCTCCTCGCGTTGCTCGTGCTCTCGCTCGCGGTACTGCTGTCGCTCGCTGCGGCGTACCTGTTCCCGGCCGCCATCGCGATGTTCGCGCGGACCGGCCGGTTCGGGTCGGCGTTCTCGCCTCGTGAGTTGCGCACCGTCGCCACCGACCGGCGGTACGCCGTCGCGTGGCTGGTCGCCGTCGGCATCTCCGTCCTCGCCCAAATCGTCGGGAGCGTCGTCGCCGCCACGGGCATCGGGATACTGCTCGTGCCCTTCTTCGTCTTCTACGGCTACGTCGCGGGGGCGTACGCCATCGGCGTCGGCGTCTCGGACATCGACGTCCCCGGCCGTGCCGACGAGGACGCGCGGACCGGTCAGGCAGCGGTCTGAATAGCAGGGCACTTGTGGGCGGGCGATGGAGGTCCATCCATGCAGATTAAGAGCCGGGAAGCCACCGGCGAGGGTCGCGAACGCGTCGAGGTGGTCCCCGAGACGCTCGACGACCTCTGGCACCTCTCGCACGTCGTCGAACCCGGCGACCACGTCTCCGGCGATACGACGCGGCGCATCCAGCGCAACGACGATAACCTCCGGGACAAGGGCGGCGAGCGCGAACACCTGTGGCTCGAACTGGAAGTCACGGACGTGGAGTTCGCGAAGTTCGCGAACCGCCTCCGCGTCGGCGGGGAAATCGTCGACTGCTCGCGCGAGGACCAACTGGGCTTTCACCACACGCTGAACGTCGAGGAACACACCGAACTGACTATCGAGAAACGGTGGAAATCCGACCAGGAAGACCGCCTCGCCGAAGCCGTCGAGGCGACTGAGAACCCCGACGTGGCTATCGTCACCGTCGAAGAGGGCGAAGCGCACGTCCACACCGTCGCCCAGTACGGCACTGAAGAACGGGCGTCGCTCACTTCCACGACGGGGAAGGGAGAGTACGCCCGTCCCCGCAAGGAACTGTTCGCCGAACTCGCCGACGTGGTTCGGCGGCAGGACGTGGACGCGTACATCCTCGCGGGACCGGGATTCACGAAACAGGACGCGTTGGACTACTTCCGCGAGGAGATTCCCGACATCGCCGAGCAGATGACCGTCGTCGACACCGCGAGCGTCGGCGACAGGGGCGTTCACGAGGTGCTCAAGCGCGGGGCCGTCGAGGACGTGCAACAGCAGACCCGCATCGCCGAGGAGGCCGACCTCATCGACGAACTGATGGCCCGCATCGGCGAGGGGGCGGAAGTCGCCTACGGCCCCGAGGAAGTGGCGAAAGCCGCCGACTACGGCGCTATCGAGACGCTACTGGTCCTCGACGAACGCCTCCGCGTCGAGCGGTCGGGCGAGGGCGAGTGGGACATCGACGTGGACCGCCTCATCGAGACGAGCGAGCAGAAGGGCGGCGACGTGACCGTCTTCTCGGCGGAGTTCGCACCCGGGCAACAACTGGCGAACCTCGGCGGTATCGCGGCGCTCCTGCGCTACCGCCTCGACTGAGGAGTGTCCACGCCGATACCGTCCGTCGCTCCAGAACGTATCAGCTCGGATAACGTCCGAAACGGTTTTTTGGCAGACTCTCACATGTTGGAGTAGTCCGTGGTGGGCGGGTTGGAGAATGTCATTCGAAGAACAACCGGATTTCGCGAGACAGGTGGCCGACCTCAACAAGTACGGTCAGGCACTCAACCGGTGTGAGACCGTCGAGGAGGTGGTCTCGCTCACGCTCGAAGCCATGTCGCTGCTCTTCGAGTTCTCTTACTCCACGTTTATCGAGGTCAGAGAGGGGGGCCCTCGCGTCGTCCACAGCACGAATCCGCGGCTATCGAGCGGTGACGAGGCGAGCGCCGTCGCGAAAGAAGCGCTCGAAACCCGACAGACGGTCATCGCCAGCGACGAGCGAGCGGGGATAGCCCCGGAGTCGGACGTGCGGGCGACGCTCGCCGTCCCCGCGCAGGTCGGTGACGAAGTGACCGCGATTCTGGTCACGCGGTCGACCTCGACCGACTCGCTCGGCGACGAACAGAGCCGACCGCTAGAGATTCTCGCCTCGCACGCCGCCACCGCCGTCAGCAACATCCGGTCCCGAGAGCGTTTAGAACGGGCGCGACAGGACTTGGAGACGCGCAAGGAGATGATCGAGATGTACGACCGTCTCCTTCGCCACGACCTCGGGAACGACCTACAGATAATCGCGGGATTCGCCGACGCCGTCCAGATGGAGGTCGACGGACAGGCCGAAGAGTACGTCGGCAAGATTCAGCGCGCCGCCCGGAGTTCCGCCGACCTCATCGAACGCGTCGGCAATCTCGTCTCCACGCTCGAACGACAGGACGAACCCGAA
This window encodes:
- the rqcH gene encoding ribosome rescue protein RqcH, which translates into the protein MDHKRELTSVDLAALEGELADYAGAKLDKAYLYTEDDLVRLKMRDFDRGRVEFIIEVGDVKRAHVAAAEHVPDAPGRPPDFAMMLRNRLSGADLVRVEQFEFDRIIELEFDREDGSTTIVAELFGDGNVAVLDEHGEVIDCLETVRLKSRTVAPGATYEFPSARFNPLTVDYEGFVARIRESDSDIVRTLATQLNFGGLYGEELCSRADIDYNIPVEEVTDEQLERLYDIVTEMGSRLREGNLDPRVYYESTGDGDAEDPENRQRVDVTPIPLEEYEHLYSEGFEAFNDALDDYFFNFQREDEVEGGETKRPDFEAEVSKYEHIIRQQQEAIDDFEADAEAEREKAELLYARYDLVDDVLSTVQAARADDVPWDEIESTFAEGADRGIPEAEAVVGVDGSEGTVTLEIDGTRVTVDASVGVEKNADELYQEAKRIEGKKEGALAAIEDTREDLEAVKQRREEWTADDGGADAADEEDDEGEPTDWLSEPSIPIRKNEQWYEQFRWFHTSDGYLVIGGRDADDNEELVQKYLERGDKFFHAQAHGGPVTVLKATGPSEPAKEVEFPQSSLDQAAQFAVSYSSVWKDGKFAGDVYMVDPDQVSKTPESGEYLEKGGFAIRGDRTYFEDTPVGVAVGIICEDRTEVVGGPPAAIRPQAATSITVEPGQYAQNDIAKRLYREFKDRFADETFVRKVASPDRIQEFLPPGGSRMVDE
- a CDS encoding DUF4013 domain-containing protein — translated: MFQEALNYPRNSDSALKNVAIGGLLLFVSFLVVPTFLVLGYVVRALRGVLDGVEEPPEFDDWGEMLVDGLKVFAIGFVYALIPATIALVAVFATGLTGAIGGDSSGAGLAIGLIAFAALALVTVVSLVIGYVIPAAIVSWVRADRLGAAFSPSEIRPLAFSRTYATGWLVAFGISLLSAIVIGVLNVVVIGAILAPFITFYANVAGTHAIGSAVREMPLVEDGPDAPASQPAA
- a CDS encoding NAD(P)/FAD-dependent oxidoreductase codes for the protein MTAKLAIVGAGAAGAAATYALRETPIEVTVLEKSRGVCGRAATRRKNDCTYEYGANYIKADDERVAELVTETLPSDGLVDIEEPIYAFDRSDEIREGREADEHKWTYETGITQLAKRLFAETDATVENGVRVETLHRLDDGWRVVDDEGTDRGRFDGVLLTPPAPQTADLLGEAKWDHDHCREFRQAIASVPYRTVVAGILHYPFELDVPWYAAVNTDKDHDIGWVAREECKDGHVPGGESLLLVQMNEPWSVANYDERPDRMLDAIAERTARLVGDERLTDPDWTDYQHWRYSQPEAQVDREAIAPASDHDLFFAGDWVAEEARVHAAVRNGLEVGEAIADTL
- a CDS encoding sensor histidine kinase, with product MSFEEQPDFARQVADLNKYGQALNRCETVEEVVSLTLEAMSLLFEFSYSTFIEVREGGPRVVHSTNPRLSSGDEASAVAKEALETRQTVIASDERAGIAPESDVRATLAVPAQVGDEVTAILVTRSTSTDSLGDEQSRPLEILASHAATAVSNIRSRERLERARQDLETRKEMIEMYDRLLRHDLGNDLQIIAGFADAVQMEVDGQAEEYVGKIQRAARSSADLIERVGNLVSTLERQDEPEPRALAPLLTQTLDNVEHSHESLSVTYDAAEFDYRVYGGELLDSVFTNVVSNAAVHNEGDVHVDVYAVESSPEEVVVGFADDGSGIPEDVREQIFEMGAKGPDSSGSGFGLGFVRALVESYGGSVTVGESEAGGADFRVTLRRL
- a CDS encoding mRNA surveillance protein pelota: MQIKSREATGEGRERVEVVPETLDDLWHLSHVVEPGDHVSGDTTRRIQRNDDNLRDKGGEREHLWLELEVTDVEFAKFANRLRVGGEIVDCSREDQLGFHHTLNVEEHTELTIEKRWKSDQEDRLAEAVEATENPDVAIVTVEEGEAHVHTVAQYGTEERASLTSTTGKGEYARPRKELFAELADVVRRQDVDAYILAGPGFTKQDALDYFREEIPDIAEQMTVVDTASVGDRGVHEVLKRGAVEDVQQQTRIAEEADLIDELMARIGEGAEVAYGPEEVAKAADYGAIETLLVLDERLRVERSGEGEWDIDVDRLIETSEQKGGDVTVFSAEFAPGQQLANLGGIAALLRYRLD
- a CDS encoding DUF4013 domain-containing protein; this translates as MFEDALRFPWNGEQNVETLLIGGVLTLLGFLFVPVLFVYGYLVRTVREVSAGDTDAPPAFDEWGDLLVDGIVAFAISIVYAIVPALAIAVAAVSFFVPVVVVDGGGGPTGPSSGIFAVGGLLLALLVLSLAVLLSLAAAYLFPAAIAMFARTGRFGSAFSPRELRTVATDRRYAVAWLVAVGISVLAQIVGSVVAATGIGILLVPFFVFYGYVAGAYAIGVGVSDIDVPGRADEDARTGQAAV